A window of Dehalococcoidia bacterium genomic DNA:
TCTGAGCCAGAAGAGGGTGCCGATTGATCCCCAGGATACCACGGAAAGCCTGGAGACCAAACTTGCCGAGATCGGGGCGGACCTTATGATGCAAACACTCCCCAGATGGTTTGATTATTGCTTGACGCCTCAACCCCAAAAGCATGAGATGGCGACCTACACCAAGCCCATCGCCAAATCCGAAGGAGAGATCGACTGGAATCTGACTGCCGTTGAGCTTAGCCGCAGGGTTCGGGCTTTCTATCCCTGGCCGGGGTGTTACACTCGCTGGCAGGGTAAAACCCTCAAAATCCTAGAAGCGATTGCTTTGCCCTCGAAGTTGCCGGTTGAGCCTGGGAAGGTCGTAAGTCTATCGGATTCTGATGTACCGATTGGGGCGGGTACGAGGGAAGGCGTTCTAGGACTGCGAAAGATTCAACTCGAAGGGAAAAAAGCCATTTCAGTCGCCGAGTTTGTCCGCGGGCAGAGAGGATTCATCGGGGAGAAACTGGGGTAACTAACGAGTCATTGCGAGAAAGGGATACCGCCGGTGGCGGTATGCAAGAAAAGAGAAACCACCCTTATCGTCTTTCCGGCGAAGGCCGGAATCCAGTTGCTCTTAGACCTCGGTTT
This region includes:
- the fmt gene encoding methionyl-tRNA formyltransferase, with translation MAMRIVFMGTPDFSVPTLQWLISSEHEVVVAYTQPDKSSGRGLTATAGPIKRVALAHGLAILQPATLRDKIEVERLINLKPDAIVVAAYGRMLPQAVLDIPKFGCLNVHASLLPKYRGASPIAGAILAGDEETGVTIMLIDATMDTGPILSQKRVPIDPQDTTESLETKLAEIGADLMMQTLPRWFDYCLTPQPQKHEMATYTKPIAKSEGEIDWNLTAVELSRRVRAFYPWPGCYTRWQGKTLKILEAIALPSKLPVEPGKVVSLSDSDVPIGAGTREGVLGLRKIQLEGKKAISVAEFVRGQRGFIGEKLG